A window of Chlorobium phaeobacteroides DSM 266 genomic DNA:
GCTTCATCATCAGCCAACGCGGGCAGCTCAAGATTGATACTGCTCTTGTAGAAGGGGCGATCGTTCTGATTGAACATGTCGAGCAACATTCGCCGTTTGCTGCCGAGAAAAAAGTAGGAGCAGTTCGTCTGCTGCTGGATATGTTTGCGAAGGAGGGCCTCAATTCTGCTTCCGTCCCGAAAAGCGGTGATCTCCTGAAACTCATCGATAACAATATTGAACTGGTCACGCCTGTCCTGAAGGAGCCTGCTGAACGAATCCATGGTCTCCTCAAGTAGTGAAAGCCCGGTTTTCTGTGAAACAGGCTGAACCGTCATTGAAACACTGCCGGAAGCTGATGGGTCAGGAGAGAATACCGGACGCCAGTTCCTGATGATACCCGTTACCTTGCTGAGCACCGATTGCTCTTTTGCAAGAGAGCTGTAGATGCCCCGTGCAATCATGGATGCCACATCTTCGCTGCTCGACGCATCGGAGATGTCGATATAGATCGTTATGAACCCAAGCTCATCAAGCCTGTTCTGAACCCTTTTTACCAGCGAGGTCTTGCCGTAACGCCTTGGCGAATAGAGGACGACGTTACTGTTTGCCTTTGCGTGAGAGAGCAACTCAAGAAGCTCGTTTTTCCTGCCGCAAAAGGGGGCGTCAATCGGCAGTACCCTGAGGTAGAACGGGTTTTGATGCATGCTTGCCTGTTATTTGATTATCATGGTATAATTATTATTACATGATAATAATGAATGGACGTGTAAACGGCAAACTGTTTATGATGACGGGAGGTATTTCAAAGGCGAAAAAGATGATGTTTTCGTGGCAGAAACCCTATATCGCAACGCCTTTGAACTGGCTCATATAGAGGTTGAAATAGACTCCCTGGTGTTCAAGGAGTTCCTGATGGGTTCCTTGTTCGACAATGGTTCCGTTGTCGATGACAAGGACCAGGTCGGCGTCCCGAATGGTGCTCAGCCGGTGGACGATAACAAAGCTTGTTCTTCCGGCCATGAGCCGGAGCAGCGCTTTCTGGATGCGGAGTTCGGTTCGGGTGTCGATGCTGCTTGTCGCTTCGTCAAGAATCAGAATGTCGGGGTTCAGAAGAATAACCCGGGTAATTGCCAGTAACTGGCGCTGCCCCTGGCTCAGGTTGCCTGCACGTTCGGAGAGTACGGTATTGTAGCCTTGGGGGAGCAGGCGGATGAAGGGGTCTGCTTCTGCAAGTTCCGCAGCGCGGATACACTCATCGTCAGTGGCGTTGAGCTGTCCGAAACGGATGTTTTCCAGTACTGTTCCGGAAAAGAGAAAGGTGTCCTGAAGAACCAGTCCGAGTTTGCGGCGTAATGCTTCCTTGCCGATCCTGCGTATATCGGTGCCGTCAATGGTGATGGAGCCGCTTTGCAGTTCATAAAAACGGGTCAGAAGATTGATGATCGTGGTTTTTCCCGCTCCTGTCGGGCCGACCAGCGCAATGGTTTTTCCGGCTTCGGCTGTGAACGTCATGTTCCGGACAACCGGGGTGCCTTCATCATAGGCAAACGACACCTGATCGAAGCGGATGGTTCCTGCTTTTTCGGGAGGTCCGGATTCAGACGGAGCGACGAATTCTGAGGGGATGTCGAGGATTTCAAATATTCTTTCTGATCCGGCAAGTGCGGCCTGAATGGCGTTGTACATGTTTGCAAGCTGCCGGAGAGGTTGCACAAGATTCTGGCCATAGATGATAAAGGTGGCGATAACGCCGACGCTGACCAGATCTTTCAGGGCGAGCCAGCCGCCAAAACCGGCAATGACAATGACAAAGAGGTTGCCCAGAACATTGGTGAGCGGCATGAGAAGCAGTGCATAGCTGTTTGCTTCGACGGCGGCTTTGAAAACTCCGTCATTATGAATGCGGAATCGTTCGATCACCTCTGCTTGTCGT
This region includes:
- a CDS encoding ABC transporter ATP-binding protein, producing the protein MSLQQNNARNPLASMRHRGAGNPGRIEKSRNPKEALRRLLGYLAPFRIKLVTVSLLVIIYTALGLAGPYLIGVAIDQFIAAKNVAGLEKIALLMLLVYLFFNLFQLIAGWIMASLSQTALKQLSGDLFAHIQTLPVSYFDRNPSGGLMSRLTNDIDAINQAVSQNVTSLIASVLSLAGVLVVMFLLDAWLALASLLVIPLMIWFTRFVARYTRKGFRELQKQLGEMNSVTEEAISGLKVIKAFRRQAEVIERFRIHNDGVFKAAVEANSYALLLMPLTNVLGNLFVIVIAGFGGWLALKDLVSVGVIATFIIYGQNLVQPLRQLANMYNAIQAALAGSERIFEILDIPSEFVAPSESGPPEKAGTIRFDQVSFAYDEGTPVVRNMTFTAEAGKTIALVGPTGAGKTTIINLLTRFYELQSGSITIDGTDIRRIGKEALRRKLGLVLQDTFLFSGTVLENIRFGQLNATDDECIRAAELAEADPFIRLLPQGYNTVLSERAGNLSQGQRQLLAITRVILLNPDILILDEATSSIDTRTELRIQKALLRLMAGRTSFVIVHRLSTIRDADLVLVIDNGTIVEQGTHQELLEHQGVYFNLYMSQFKGVAI